From Rhododendron vialii isolate Sample 1 chromosome 10a, ASM3025357v1, the proteins below share one genomic window:
- the LOC131303565 gene encoding exosome complex exonuclease RRP44 homolog A, protein MLQNKSFSRKTRQGKVIKVVREHYLRDDIYCGAPFCKVCDSSAARLSSTASTVLIVDTNVVLNQIDLLENEAIDDVVVLSVVLDEVKNKNLGVYNRLRALCSNSVKKFFVFSNEYHKDTYVKAMVGESPNDRNDRAIRVAAQWYQNHLGNTTRVVLITNDRDNKRKAVEEGISAETVEAYVKSLGQPGLLDLLVQAPSEDVGMEDVEDLRPSKKKIIYTEHKPMSEITAGLSRGIFHQGKLRVNRYNPFEAYVGSESIGDEIIIYGRANMNRAFNGDVVAVELLPQEQWHEEKSLSIADEEDEEEDDVHLVPSSADDAPRVTNQMQSSLGNANPVSSRPSGRVVGVIKRNWHSYCGSLEPMPMPAGSGGVAHALFVSKDRRIPKIRIQTRQLGNLLDKRIIVAVDSWDCLSRYPSGHYVRTLGEIGDRDTETEVVLIENDIDARPFSSQVLACLPPLPWSVSSEDLENPIRQDLRHLRVFSVDPPGCKDIDDALHCTALPNGNFEVGVHIADVTNFVHPGSPLDDEATQRGTSVYLVERRIDMLPKPLTEDICSLRADVERLAFSVIWEMTPEAEIISSQYTKSVIKSCAALSYVEAQARMDDSRLMDPVTTDLRNMNALAKVMRQRRIDRGALTLASAEVKFQIDTETHDPLDIGMYQIREANQMVEEFMLAANISVAEKILSHFPLCSLLRRHPSPTKEMLEPLLRTATAIGLNLDVSTSKALADSLDRAVGDDPYFNKLIRILATRCMTQAVYFCSGDLTPPEFYHYGLSARLYTHFTSPIRRYADVIVHRLLAAALGIYKLPGIFQDRPQLTSIADNLNYRHRNAQMASRASVELHTLIYFRKRPTDTEARIVKIRSNGFIVFVPKFGIEGPVYLAPRNDKGGGEWLVDEQQQKVKKTDGSISFGVLQTVRIHMEVVEPQPNRPKLQLTLN, encoded by the exons ATGTTACAGAACAAATCATTCTCGCGGAAAACGAGGCAAGGGAAAGTTATCAAG GTAGTTAGAGAACACTATCTGAGAGACGATATATACTGTGGTGCTCCGTTTTGCAAAGTCTGCGATTCTTCAGCTGCTCGCTTGAGCTCCACTGCCTCCACTGTTCTAATTGTTGACACCAACGTCGTTCTTAATCAG ATCGACTTGCTGGAGAATGAGGCAATTGATGATGTTGTCGTATTATCAGTTGTTCTTGATGAGGTCAAGAACAAGAATCTCGGAGTTTATAATAGACTTAGAGCCCTCTGCAGCAACTCTGTGAAgaagttctttgttttctctAATGAATACCACAA GGATACCTACGTGAAGGCCATGGTTGGCGAAAGTCCCAATGATCGGAATGATAGAG CTATTCGGGTGGCAGCTCAGTGGTATCAGAATCATCTTGGCAATACAACTAGGGTTGTTCTAATCACAAATGATAGGGATAATAAGAGGAAGGCCGTTGAAGAGGGCATTTCTGCTGAGACAG TTGAGGCGTATGTAAAATCACTTGGTCAACCTGGATTGCTTGACCTGCTTGTTCAAGCTCCTTCAGAAGATGTAGGCATGGAGGATGTTGAAGATCTGAGACCttcaaagaagaaaattatTTATACTGAG CATAAACCTATGTCAGAGATTACTGCTGGCTTGAGTCGTGGGATTTTCCATCAAGGGAAACTTCGTGTCAATCGTTACAATCCATTTGAAGCCTATGTTGGAAGTGAGAGCATTGGAGATGAGATAATTATATACGGGCGTGCAAACATGAATAGGGCTTTTAATGGTGATGTAGTGGCAGTGGAACTTTTGCCTCAAGAGCAATGGCATGAAGAGAAGTCACTGTCCATAGCTGATGAAG AGgatgaggaagaagatgatgttCATCTGGTTCCAAGCAGTGCTGATGATGCTCCTAGAGTTACAAATCAAATGCAAAGTTCTTTGGGAAATGCAAATCCTGTATCTTCTCGTCCATCTGGTCGTGTTGTTGGGGTCATAAAACGGAACTGGCACTC ATATTGTGGATCGTTGGAACCAATGCCCATGCCTGCAGGCTCTGGTGGTGTTGCCCATGCTTTATTTGTCTCCAAAGATCGCAGAATTCCAAAGATTCGGATTCAAACTCGACAACTTGGAAATCTTCTGGACAAGAGGATTATTGTTGCTGTTGATTCTTGGGATTGTTTATCCCGATATCCTTCTGGCCATTATGTACGAACATTAGGAGAAATCGGTGATAGAGACACAGAAACTGAG GTTGTATTGATAGAGAATGATATTGACGCCAGGCCATTTTCTTCTCAAGTTTTGGCATGCTTGCCCCCATTGCCATGGTCTGTGTCTTCTGAAGATCTGGAAAATCCTATTAGGCAAGATTTGCGTCATTTACGTGTCTTTAGTGTTGACCCTCCAG GATGCAAGGACATTGATGATGCATTGCACTGTACAGCTCTTCCAAATGGAAATTTTGAAGTGGGAGTTC ATATTGCTGATGTTACAAATTTTGTGCACCCTGGAAGTCCCCTTGACGATGAGGCTACACAAAGAGGCACATCGGTCTACCTCGTTGAGCGGCGAATTGACATGCTGCCTAAACCTCTAACAGAAG ATATTTGTTCTCTTCGAGCTGATGTGGAGAGACTAGCATTTTCTGTCATCTGG GAAATGACGCCTGAAGCAGAGATTATCTCTTCTCAATATACAAAAAGTGTCATCAAATCATGTGCAGCATTATCATATGTTGAAGCTCAAGCAAGGATGGATGATAG TCGCTTGATGGATCCAGTAACTACAGATTTGAGAAACATGAATGCGTTGGCAAAG GTAATGAGACAAAGGCGTATTGATAGAGGTGCCTTGACTCTTGCCTCTGCTGAGGTGAAATTTCAAATTGATACAGAAACTCACGACCCTCTTGATATTG GAATGTATCAAATTCGAGAAGCAAACCAGATGGTGGAGGAGTTTATGCTTGCTGCTAATATTTCAGTTGCAGAAAAAATCCTTTCACATTTTCCATTGTGTTCGTTGCTGAG GCGCCATCCTAGTCCAACCAAAGAGATGCTTGAACCTTTGCTTCGTACAGCTACTGCGATTGGTCTTAATTTGGATGTGTCGACATCCAAAGCATTGGCAGATTCACTTGATCGTGCTGTG GGCGATGATCCATACTTCAATAAACTGATTCGCATCCTTGCGACTAGATGCATGACACAG GCCGTCTATTTCTGTAGTGGAGATCTCACTCCCCCAGAGTTCTATCATTATGGTCTTTCAGCACGTCTCTATACGCACTTCACCTCTCCTATTAGGAGATATGCAG ATGTCATTGTACACAGGTTGCTTGCGGCAGCTTTGGGCATCTACAAGCTTCCAGGCATATTCCAAGACAGGCCCCAACTTACCAGTATCGCAGACA ATTTGAATTATCGGCATAGGAATGCCCAGATGGCGAGCCGGGCCTCAGTAGAGCTTCACACTCTCATCTACTTCCGGAAAAG GCCGACTGACACAGAGGCCAGAATTGTGAAAATAAGATCGAACGGCTTTATTGTTTTCGTTCCCAA GTTTGGTATTGAAGGGCCTGTGTACTTGGCACCAAGAAATGACAAGGGAGGTGGAGAATGGTTGGTAGACGAGCAGCAGCAGAAGGTTAAGAAGACTGACGGTAGCATTTCATTTGGTGTTCTGCAGACGGTGAGAATTCATATGGAGGTTGTGGAGCCCCAACCCAACCGGCCGAAGCTCCAACTTACCCTCAACTGA